A single genomic interval of Puntigrus tetrazona isolate hp1 chromosome 1, ASM1883169v1, whole genome shotgun sequence harbors:
- the gaa2 gene encoding lysosomal alpha-glucosidase has product MVSYKRLTPEEVHFSGAALLDPDESTDTDLKEVNPELPLLPQNHRCSITVALLTLGGLIVVLSSIWLLGTIFWLHKPFSTEPHRPPPPAVAKRPNETWLQPESCSQIPEAWRFDCYPERGVVVTEDMCHARNCCFIQRSQAKTSGRGGVPWCFYALDYPSYELVSITDTEMGKVGKLLRNKKTYYPKDIDALQMEVMYEEDNRLRVRITDPAEKRYEVPIDVPVVEKKASNPSYTVEFIKEPFGLIVKRTQTGTVLLNTSIAPLFFADQFLQMSTSLPSRFIYGLGEHRSNFLHDLQWNTLTMWARDVPPMELTNLYGVHPFYLSMETDGMAHGFFMLNSNAMDVALQPAPALTWRMIGGILDFYIFLGPDPSSVIAQYLDVVGKPAMPIFWALGYHLCRWGYKSSDKTWNVVKEMRNYGIPQDVQWNDIDYMDNALDFTYDTVNFSSLPDLVKDLHRHDQHYVMILDPGISNSQLPGSYWPFDEGMKRGIFINDSNGDVLIGKVWPGLTAFPDFSDPDTHEWWYQNLKRFHEKVPFDGVWIDMNEPSNFFDGSLNGCPDNELENPPYTPGILGGTLKAKTVCASARQKISTHYNIHSLYGLMEAKATESALRKITDKRPFVISRSTFPSQGKYSGHWLGDNRSQWKDLATSIPGMLTFNILGIPLIGADICGFGGSTTEELCVRWTQLGAFYPFSRNHNSIDEQNQEPTAFSPAARIAMKEAILLRYSLFPHLYTLFHHAHSSGHTVATPLLFQFPNDEKTYGIDKQFLWGKSLLVTPVLEAGRDYVVGYFPKGLWYDFHTGDSLVSSGEEINLKAPTDKINLHLREGSVIPTQRPNTTLWVSSGQPLHLIVSLSEDGLANGDLFWDDGETLDTYEKDQYAYIYFAVEQNTMTSEVLHNQEEATYITVETVSFYGVKAKPENVTVNSQEAAFTYRNNQVLTVTDLGLNLSHNFTISWM; this is encoded by the exons ATGGTGTCTTACAAGAGACTCACGCCTGAGGAGGTTCATTTCTCAGGAGCCGCTTTATTGGATCCTGATGAGTCCACAGATACAGATCTAAAGGAAGTAAACCCAGAACTGCCCCTGCTGCCCCAAAACCATCGCTGCTCCATCACCGTTGCCCTGCTGACCCTTGGGGGACTTATTGTAGTTCTCTCTAGCATCTGGCTGCTTGGAACTATATTTTGGTTGCATAAGCCATTCTCCACAGAACCCCATAGACCCCCTCCACCTGCTGTAGCTAAACGCCCTAACGAGACGTGGCTGCAGCCGGAGTCCTGCTCGCAGATCCCAGAAGCTTGGAGGTTCGACTGTTATCCAGAGAGAGGTGTGGTGGTGACGGAGGACATGTGCCACGCTCGAAACTGCTGCTTCATACAGCGCTCACAGGCCAAGACATCGGGACGGGGTGGAGTGCCGTGGTGTTTCTACGCGCTTGACTATCCATCCTACGAGTTGGTGTCCATTACTGACACAGAGATGGGGAAGGTGGGAAAACTGCTCCGGAACAAAAAGACGTATTATCCTAAAGACATAGATGCACTGCAGATGGAGGTGATGTATGAGGAAGACAACAGACTGCGTGTGAGG ATAACAGACCCGGCCGAAAAGAGGTATGAGGTGCCTATAGATGTTCCTGTGGTTGAGAAAAAAGCATCAAATCCCTCTTACACCGTAGAATTCATCAAAGAACCTTTTGGGCTGATTGTCAAGAGAACACAGACAGGAACTGTACT GTTGAATACATCCATAGCTCCTCTCTTCTTCGCGGATCAGTTCCTGCAGATGTCTACATCATTACCTTCCCGTTTCATTTATGGACTGGGTGAACATCGCTCCAACTTTCTGCACGACCTCCAGTGGAACACCCTCACCATGTGGGCTCGAGATGTCCCGCCAATG GAGCTGACCAACCTCTATGGCGTCCATCCCTTTTATCTTTCTATGGAAACAGATGGAATGGCACATGGGTTTTTCATGCTCAACAGCAATGCAATGG ATGTGGCTCTGCAACCTGCTCCTGCCCTCACCTGGCGTATGATTGGTGGGATCCTCGACTTTTACATTTTCCTAGGCCCGGATCCCAGCTCTGTGATTGCACAGTATTTGGATGTTGTAG GGAAGCCTGCAATGCCCATCTTCTGGGCTCTGGGCTATCATCTTTGCAGGTGGGGCTACAAGTCAAGCGACAAAACCTGGAATGTTGTAAAAGAAATGCGAAATTATGGGATACCTCAG gaTGTTCAGTGGAATGACATTGACTACATGGATAATGCCTTAGACTTCACTTACGACACTGTGAACTTTTCCAGCCTTCCTGACCTTGTGAAAGACCTTCATAGACATGATCAGCATTACGTCATGATCTTG GATCCTGGTATCAGTAACTCTCAGCTGCCTGGCTCTTACTGGCCATTTGATGAGGGGATGAAGAGAGGCATCTTCATCAATGATTCGAATGGAGACGTCCTAATCGGGAAG gTCTGGCCAGGACTCACAGCATTTCCAGATTTCTCCGATCCAGATACACACGAATGGTGGTACCAGAATCTGAAGCGTTTCCATGAAAAAGTGCCTTTTGATGGCGTGTGGATT GACATGAATGAGCCATCTAATTTCTTTGATGGATCACTGAATGGTTGCCCAGACAATGAACTGGAAAATCCTCCCTACACTCCAG GTATTCTGGGTGGTACATTAAAGGCCAAGACTGTGTGTGCATCTGCACGTCAGAAAATCTCCACTCACTACAACATACACAGTCTGTATGGACTCATGGAAGCTAAGGCTACTGAAAG tgCTTTGAGGAAGATCACAGATAAGCGCCCCTTCGTCATTTCCCGCTCTACGTTTCCCAGTCAGGGCAAGTATTCGGGCCACTGGCTCGGAGACAACAGGAGCCAATGGAAAGATCTGGCCACATCCATACCag GTATGCTGACATTTAACATCCTTGGCATTCCTCTCATTGGGGCTGACATCTGTGGCTTTGGGGGCAGCACTACAGAAGAACTGTGCGTCCGATGGACCCAGCTCGGAGCTTTCTACCCCTTTTCAAGAAATCACAACTCCATAGATGAGCAG AATCAGGAACCAACTGCATTCAGCCCTGCAGCTCGTATAGCAATGAAAGAAGCCATTCTCCTGCGTTATTCTCTGTTCCCACATCTCTACACACTCTTCCATCACGCACACAGCAGTGGACACACAGTCGCCACACCACTGCTCTTTCA GTTCCCAAACGATGAGAAGACGTATGGAATAGATAAACAGTTCCTGTGGGGAAAGAGTTTGCTGGTCACACCGGTTTTAGAGGCAGGGCGAGATTATGTTGTGGGATATTTCCCTAAAGGCCTCTGGTACGATTTCCACACT GGTGACTCATTGGTAAGCAGTGGAGAAGAGATCAATCTTAAGGCACCGACAGACAAAATCAACCTGCATCTCAGAGAGGGTTCAGTCATACCTACACAG AGACCTAACACGACCCTGTGGGTGAGCAGCGGTCAACCTCTTCATCTGATTGTGAGTCTAAGTGAGGACGGCCTGGCGAACGGTGATTTATTTTGGGATGATGGAGAGACCCTCGACACATATGAGAAAGATCAATACGCTTACATCTACTTCGCAGTAGAACAG aacacaatgaCATCCGAGGTGCTGCATAATCAAGAGGAGGCTACTTACATCACAGTGGAGACCGTTTCGTTTTATGGAGTGAAGGCCAAGCCAGAAAACGTAACCGTGAATTCACAAGAGGCAGCGTTCACTTACCGCAACAATCAG GTGCTGACAGTAACAGACTTGGGTCTGAATCTCAGTCATAACTTCACAATCAGCTGGATGTAA